In Nostoc sphaeroides, the genomic window CGTCCTTTTTGTTGTTTATGCTATTTCTGACTTTTCACGGTATCTGGAAAACCTCACTTCTATTTCTCTCTCCTAAAAGGAGAGAGACTTTGAACGCATCGCGGCAGTCCCTACCCTCAACTCTTAGTAGGGTAGGGATCAGAGCGGGTTATTGGAACGAAGTGGAAATAACCAATCCATATTTATTCGATTGGCGCATCTTGATCTTTAATGTATTGTTTTAATTTGTCGATTGGTGCGCCTCCACTTGACGCAACATAATAAGAGCTAGACCAAAACAGGGGTTTCCAGTAAAACTTGTCAATATGTTCTTTAAATTCTTTGCGAATAACCCTACTACTAGCAGACTTTAAACTAGAAGTGAAATCAGAAATATTGTTATCTGGATGGTAGTCTACCAACAAATGAACGTGGTCTTGTTCACCTGAGAATTCTATCAAAATACAATTAGTTTTAATGCAAATATTTGCAAAAATCTCATGCATCCTTTCAAGGATTGGTGCAGTAATTACCTGTTTGCGATATTTGGTAATAAAAACAAAGTGCAAGTGAATAGAGAAAACAGCATGTGACCCTTTGCGAGGAAGCATTTGACAAGTAACCGTGTCTGATGTATTCTGACTAATATACCAGATTTCGGAGGTTTACCCTGAGCGTAGTCGAAGGGAAACAAAAACATACTGTGGCAACAAGACGAATGACCTTTCGTTTATACCCAAATGAAAAAACTGAATTAACATTGCGGTATCACCGAAAGCTCCACAAGGACTTGTACAATGCCGCAGTAAACAACAGATTTAACCAGTACAAAATCTATAATCACAAAGTTGATTATTTTGAGCAGCAAAACTGTTTACCTGCGTTTAAAGAAGTTTGGTTAGAATATAAAGAGCTTCCAAGTCATGCACTACAAGCAACTTTAAAACGTGTTGATTACGCCTTTGAACGTTGGTTTAAGGGATTGGGTAAACGACCTAGATTTAAATCAATTCGGCATTATTCGGGATGGACTTATCCAGATTGTGCAGGTTTTAAGCTAGAGTCAGACGGAGAGAATGGGTATTTGGGTCTGTCTAAGATTGGGCGTATTCAAATGCGTGGACAGGCTAAATATTGGGGCAAACCAACTACTTGCACCATTCTTTATCGTAATGGTAAATGGTACGCCTCAATTACTGTCAATGTATTAGACCAAGCTCTCAAACCAGAGATTCTACCCTGTGGTGCTATTGGTATTGACTTTGGATGTAAATCTGCTTTATCAATTACTGATGGTGAAAATCACCAACAAATTGATGCTCCCAAGTTTTTGAGGAATGCAGAACATCTAATCAAAAAAGCATCTAAGGATAAAAGACGTAAACGTGCGCCGAATAGAAAGAAAAAAATAAAAGCTTCTAGACGGTTTAAAAAAGCTCAATTAAAGGTTAGTAAACTTAACCGCAAAGTTGCTAACCAACGCCAAAATTGGGTACACCAAGTTGCCACACAAATAACACGCAGTAATAGCATGGTGGCAACTGAAACTCTAGTTGTCAAAAACATGACTAGTAAACCTAAAAAAGGCTCTTCGCATAAACAAAAGGCTGGACTAAATAAGTCTATCCTTGATGTTGGATTTGGAATGCTACGCAACGCCATCAAATATAAAGTAGAACAAATTGGTGGTGTATTTATCGAGGTTCCAACCCGCCTTGTAAAGCCTTCTCAAACCTGCCCTAAATGTGGACACCAGCACAAGAAAACACTCGATATCCGAGTACATGAGTGCGGTGTTTGTAGTTATCGTCAGGATAGAGATATTGCTGCTGCCCAGGTTATGCTTTATTGGAGTAAAGGGAATCTGCCGGGGTCAGGAACTGTCCTCGCAGACGCAGAGTCGTCTAGCTCTACTTCATCCACCAAGGCGCGAAAGCAAGCTGGAAGTATGAGGCAACTAGGGGCGAAGAAGCGTCAGAAATCTCAAAGCAACTTTGCTAAAAACAAGCTAGAGGATGCAGAAACCTCTAGCTCAAGCGAAGCTAGCTAGAGGTAGTTCATTATTCCCCCTTCCCTGGTAGGGAAGGAGGTTAGGTCAATCGTTAGCTTTTCCACATAACGTGAAAAGTCAGATGCTATTTGGGGTCACAAGACAGAAAAACAAACCGCAATCGCGCAGCGTCTCGTTAGAGGTTGTTTGAAAAGTAGTTAGCTGTGATTTTAGACACTTATTGATCCCCCCTAACCCCCCTTAAAAAGCAGGGTGGTTTCATACAACGAGAGAAAAAACTAAAACTGGGTTTCAAAGCCTCTCTCCGTTTCGGGGAGAGGTTTGGAGAGGGGTCAAAATCTATGGTTTGACAGCCTGTCTTTTGACATAATTTTACTATTACAGCAAGAATACTACTTTGTGACTGTTTTTACTTGGTGTGAAAGAGAACGTGAAAAAGGATTTTTCGTTGCTAACAGTAGCTTTACCGAGTTTACTGATAACGTTTCCTGGCTTTGCAATTGAGAGTGAAATTAAGCAGAGAAATACTGATAAATCAACCGAAGTGATTTCAGATATTTCGAGTTTGAGTGAAATCGAGCTACCCGCCACTAATGCCGAATTATTAACTCAACAATCTGCACCGAATCAAGTTAATCCAGAAACTCAGCTAGAAACAGAGCAAACTCCGAGCGATGATGCAGACATTTCTATAGAAGTGATTGCAGAACCAGACAACCTACCTCAATCTACTCCAACTTACGTAATTGATCAAGAAGAAATTCAAAAGCAGGGCGCTACAAGTTTAGCCGATATTTTGAAAAGAATGCCTGGTTTTGCAATCAATGATGTCGGACATGGTGCAGACATTCACACAGGTACATACTACCGGGGAGCCTCAATTAATCAGTCTGTATTTTTGATTAATGGCAGACCAATTAACAATAATGTCAACACTTATCATGGTGGAACTGATTTAAATAGCATTCCTGTAGAGGCTATTGAACGAGTGGAATTATATAGCGGTACAGCCTCCGCTTTATATGGTTCTTCAGCCTTTGGGGGAGTTGTAAATATCATAACTAAAGAAGGTTATGGCAAACCTAAATTGAGCGCTAGTGCAGAATTTGGCTCATTAAGTTTAAATAATCAACAAGTAACTTATGGTGGTTCATCTGATAATGTCAAGTACAACTTTAGCTTTGAAAGATTCTTTACAGATAACCGTTACCGCGTCCCTCTAGGTGCAGCAAATCGTGATGAGCAGGGATTTCTATCAAATGCAGACACAGCTACAAGTACTTACTTTGGTAGCATTGGAGTAGATTTAGATAAGAAAAATTCTCTGAATGTAGATGTTACTGCACTCAGCAGTCGTCGCGGTTTAATTTATTTCGGTTTTCCTCTCCAAAGAGATAGATTAGACCACGATGGTTTAAATGTTGGCTTATCTTGGAAAACTCGACTAGGTAATGGGGAAAGCTCTAATCTTACAACCTCAATTGGTTATAACCAAGATTATTTTAGCACTTATGGCCCTACAGGAGCATCATTTTATCGTAGAGGGTCTTTAGATACACAACAACTCACAGCCAGAGTCGATCATGAGTGGAAAATTACTTCCAAGAATAAATTGCGTTGGGGATTAGATTTGAAAAACACCGATTTAATCGGTGATGTTTTGAGTACAGATCCTACTAGGATTGCCGAAAACGAAAAGGAAGATCGGAGTTTGTTCAATACGGCTTTATTTGCTGTCAATACTTGGAATATTGGCGATGATTTTCTGATAGATTTAGGGCTAAGGCAAACCTTTGATAGCCAGTTTGGAAATTATCTCAACCCTAGTGTTGGGTTACGTTATGCTGTCACACCAATAGTAGCAGTGCGGGGAAGTTGGGCAGGGGCACAACGCAATCCTGGGTTAGATCAGTTGTATGTTTATGATACGGTTCATGGTTGGAGACCTAATCCTGATTTAAGCCCGGAAACTGGCTCTAGTTGGAGTGCGGGAGTAGATGTCAATTTTTCGGAAAATCTGATTGGACAGTTTACTTACTTTGGTAGTAGTATAGGCGATCGCTTGGGAGTTATCGCCGGAAAATGGGAAAACATTGGATTAGTAGATACCAATGGTTTAGAGGCAGCATTGCAATTAAAAATTGCGGCTGGCTGGTCAACTTTCCTCAACTATACTTATACAGATTCCCAAATAAAAACAGGCTCAGAAAAAGGTCTACAATTAGGTTTGATTCCCTACTCTGTACTTCAAACTGGTGTAGGTTATGAAAATGCAGGATGGCAGGCTAACTTGTATGTTACCTACAATAGCGGCGCTCGTAGATCCATCTTCGCTAACTCTACTGACAAGTCTACAGATTTTGCACCATCTTTCATGAATTTAGATTTCACGGGTCGTATACCTTTAACTACCAATTTAG contains:
- the tnpA gene encoding IS200/IS605 family transposase; translated protein: MLPRKGSHAVFSIHLHFVFITKYRKQVITAPILERMHEIFANICIKTNCILIEFSGEQDHVHLLVDYHPDNNISDFTSSLKSASSRVIRKEFKEHIDKFYWKPLFWSSSYYVASSGGAPIDKLKQYIKDQDAPIE
- a CDS encoding RNA-guided endonuclease InsQ/TnpB family protein — its product is MTFRLYPNEKTELTLRYHRKLHKDLYNAAVNNRFNQYKIYNHKVDYFEQQNCLPAFKEVWLEYKELPSHALQATLKRVDYAFERWFKGLGKRPRFKSIRHYSGWTYPDCAGFKLESDGENGYLGLSKIGRIQMRGQAKYWGKPTTCTILYRNGKWYASITVNVLDQALKPEILPCGAIGIDFGCKSALSITDGENHQQIDAPKFLRNAEHLIKKASKDKRRKRAPNRKKKIKASRRFKKAQLKVSKLNRKVANQRQNWVHQVATQITRSNSMVATETLVVKNMTSKPKKGSSHKQKAGLNKSILDVGFGMLRNAIKYKVEQIGGVFIEVPTRLVKPSQTCPKCGHQHKKTLDIRVHECGVCSYRQDRDIAAAQVMLYWSKGNLPGSGTVLADAESSSSTSSTKARKQAGSMRQLGAKKRQKSQSNFAKNKLEDAETSSSSEAS
- a CDS encoding TonB-dependent receptor plug domain-containing protein, with translation MKKDFSLLTVALPSLLITFPGFAIESEIKQRNTDKSTEVISDISSLSEIELPATNAELLTQQSAPNQVNPETQLETEQTPSDDADISIEVIAEPDNLPQSTPTYVIDQEEIQKQGATSLADILKRMPGFAINDVGHGADIHTGTYYRGASINQSVFLINGRPINNNVNTYHGGTDLNSIPVEAIERVELYSGTASALYGSSAFGGVVNIITKEGYGKPKLSASAEFGSLSLNNQQVTYGGSSDNVKYNFSFERFFTDNRYRVPLGAANRDEQGFLSNADTATSTYFGSIGVDLDKKNSLNVDVTALSSRRGLIYFGFPLQRDRLDHDGLNVGLSWKTRLGNGESSNLTTSIGYNQDYFSTYGPTGASFYRRGSLDTQQLTARVDHEWKITSKNKLRWGLDLKNTDLIGDVLSTDPTRIAENEKEDRSLFNTALFAVNTWNIGDDFLIDLGLRQTFDSQFGNYLNPSVGLRYAVTPIVAVRGSWAGAQRNPGLDQLYVYDTVHGWRPNPDLSPETGSSWSAGVDVNFSENLIGQFTYFGSSIGDRLGVIAGKWENIGLVDTNGLEAALQLKIAAGWSTFLNYTYTDSQIKTGSEKGLQLGLIPYSVLQTGVGYENAGWQANLYVTYNSGARRSIFANSTDKSTDFAPSFMNLDFTGRIPLTTNLGLTVYLENLLGEQYERVNRIYSPGFTFRLGLSANF